In the genome of Coraliomargarita algicola, one region contains:
- a CDS encoding SGNH/GDSL hydrolase family protein, translated as MNIIKKLTLTTLFLAALNGLLAKELQPGEKMAILSGQSFETWGWGPSGYIRLVVEELGKTGVSGAVSICLENWKTSQMLAALDSEVIAKKPAAVLIIPGTRDYNVFKGEQVEESFKQNLSAVIEKLQTAQISMVLVTSYAKNSKPSERRNENTLAHNNAIRELAQTYQVALIDFVELLHSSDTVVPLDGSLAARILINQMLAAEVLRALDMSDEAIAAAKESWLDIPGVQFPPSLSVNTYERLKLAAKASGMDPADYITELLHNCVN; from the coding sequence ATGAATATTATTAAAAAACTTACGCTGACTACGCTGTTTCTAGCAGCTCTGAATGGTTTGCTGGCGAAAGAACTTCAACCTGGTGAGAAAATGGCAATCCTGTCGGGCCAGAGTTTTGAAACCTGGGGATGGGGCCCTTCCGGCTACATCCGGCTGGTGGTTGAGGAACTCGGAAAGACTGGAGTGAGCGGGGCGGTTTCCATCTGTCTCGAAAATTGGAAGACCTCTCAAATGTTAGCTGCGCTTGACTCGGAGGTCATTGCAAAAAAGCCCGCGGCTGTTCTCATTATTCCAGGCACGCGTGACTATAATGTATTTAAAGGAGAGCAGGTGGAGGAGTCGTTTAAGCAGAATCTGAGTGCTGTCATTGAAAAGCTACAGACCGCTCAAATTTCTATGGTGCTGGTGACTAGCTATGCGAAGAATAGCAAGCCCTCCGAGCGTCGTAATGAGAATACGCTCGCACACAATAATGCCATCCGGGAATTGGCTCAAACGTATCAGGTAGCGTTGATTGATTTCGTCGAGTTGCTTCACTCTTCGGATACTGTGGTCCCGCTCGATGGCAGTCTCGCGGCTAGAATATTGATCAACCAAATGTTGGCGGCGGAGGTGTTGCGCGCGCTCGATATGAGTGATGAAGCCATCGCGGCAGCGAAGGAGTCCTGGCTAGATATTCCAGGGGTTCAATTTCCACCTTCCTTATCGGTCAACACCTACGAGCGCCTGAAACTTGCAGCGAAAGCTTCAGGTATGGATCCCGCCGACTATATCACTGAATTGCTGCATAACTGTGTGAACTAG
- a CDS encoding GDSL-type esterase/lipase family protein, producing the protein MKIKIYIILCSMWTLATCLARGNVVIKDGDSIAFLGDSLTQLGYAHQPNGYLHLVIEGLEHAGVQATAIPAGVGGHTTRDMLQRLDRDVISKHPTWMTLNSGINDSPRMDLAEFSANIAEIVDRSTAAGIKVILITTTIGSGENLDSPETAKRKTFAEAFKQLGQERGLIVVDMNTVMARELRKRQFEGIQGLKLTYDGTHLNGLGNQIMAAEILRALGVAESDLAELRAKWNDYPFAVAQPKISLRDYAKMKLLAEENGLSVEAQVSKVLTDLAATGDLPMPSDEPSKTVKLKVMQDWDDSSTNDIKLIELLEKYNAKATFNIIPRTERGYGIVKKINPAKGASFSFVPRDTEGGFEFEYLRTDEMKAIYQGFTLAAHCNFANDDSPRSVESRQRALTETMRWIREDFGQEHVGYVYPGGNYNQTVLEAVRDAGYLYARTTRSVEGALPLDTPMELATSCKWDSSQFWQRYEAAKREGGVFYFWGHSCEMGDDPDTWDKLERIYARIAADPDAEWIDPVDLFIPSESSL; encoded by the coding sequence ATGAAAATAAAAATATACATAATTTTATGCTCGATGTGGACGCTGGCGACTTGTCTGGCGCGGGGCAATGTCGTGATTAAAGACGGTGATTCGATTGCGTTTCTCGGCGATTCGCTCACTCAATTGGGCTATGCTCATCAGCCTAATGGTTATCTTCACTTGGTCATCGAAGGTCTGGAGCATGCAGGAGTGCAAGCTACAGCGATTCCGGCTGGTGTCGGTGGTCACACCACCCGAGATATGCTACAAAGGTTGGATCGTGATGTGATTTCGAAACATCCGACTTGGATGACGCTTAATAGTGGGATTAATGATTCACCGCGAATGGATCTTGCAGAGTTTAGCGCCAATATTGCAGAGATCGTCGATCGCAGCACTGCGGCTGGGATTAAGGTGATCTTAATTACCACTACCATTGGGTCGGGGGAGAATTTGGATTCTCCGGAAACCGCTAAACGTAAGACCTTTGCAGAGGCGTTTAAGCAGCTCGGTCAGGAGCGTGGTTTGATCGTCGTCGATATGAACACTGTAATGGCTCGGGAACTCAGAAAACGACAGTTTGAGGGCATTCAGGGGCTCAAGCTCACATACGACGGGACCCATTTGAATGGGCTGGGGAATCAGATCATGGCGGCGGAAATTCTTCGTGCATTAGGCGTAGCGGAGTCGGACCTTGCCGAACTGCGTGCGAAGTGGAATGATTATCCGTTTGCAGTGGCTCAGCCTAAAATATCTCTGCGGGACTATGCCAAAATGAAGCTGCTTGCGGAGGAGAATGGACTGAGTGTGGAGGCGCAAGTCTCAAAGGTTTTGACTGATCTCGCGGCGACTGGCGATCTGCCTATGCCCTCGGATGAGCCTTCAAAAACCGTTAAACTCAAAGTAATGCAAGATTGGGATGATAGCTCAACCAACGATATTAAGTTGATCGAGTTACTTGAGAAGTATAATGCCAAAGCGACCTTTAATATTATCCCGAGAACGGAGCGGGGCTACGGAATCGTAAAGAAAATCAACCCCGCCAAAGGTGCCTCTTTTTCGTTTGTGCCACGGGACACGGAGGGCGGATTTGAGTTTGAATATTTACGTACGGATGAGATGAAGGCGATCTATCAAGGGTTCACACTGGCCGCTCACTGTAATTTTGCCAATGACGACAGTCCCAGATCTGTGGAGAGTCGCCAGCGAGCGCTGACGGAGACCATGCGTTGGATTCGAGAAGACTTTGGACAAGAGCATGTCGGTTATGTCTATCCTGGTGGAAACTATAATCAAACTGTCTTGGAAGCCGTTCGTGATGCCGGCTATTTATACGCCCGAACGACGCGATCCGTCGAGGGCGCGTTGCCACTGGATACACCGATGGAGCTGGCCACGAGCTGTAAATGGGACAGTTCGCAATTTTGGCAACGCTATGAAGCTGCAAAACGTGAGGGTGGTGTATTCTATTTTTGGGGACATTCTTGTGAAATGGGCGACGACCCCGATACCTGGGACAAGCTGGAGCGTATCTACGCAAGGATTGCGGCCGATCCAGATGCCGAGTGGATCGACCCCGTCGATCTGTTTATACCGTCGGAATCATCACTATAA
- a CDS encoding alpha-L-fucosidase: protein MSENTLQLVVPTAAQLEWMDRGIGVIIHLDVQVFEPDYAFREQWGYTPDPAVFNPSELDTDQWIATAKAAGAEYAVLVAKHCSGFSLWPTQAHDYSVQSSPWKDGQGDIVGDFIQSCHKFGLKPGLYCSAATNAYMNVDNPGRVRTGDPEEQANYNRVIELQLSELWGNYGEIFYIWFDGGVLPPEEGGPDIVPLLEQLQPHAVVYQGPHDWYSLTRFTGNERGEAPDPFWNTTHDFTSDDGTVEVDDRGGSPDGARWVCGEADLPNRGQLQAFQGGWFWRDGEERYLYSVDHLVERYFSSIGRNTNLLIGMVVDDRGLVPDAERLQFEQFGTRMRQIFTEPVAKTAGTEYSLSLSLPDGRAPTVLLLSEDIAQGECVRRFEVEALMSGIWTKIWAGTVIGHHRIERFEPIHATELRLNILDRVASPQITEFSAWEVEASLLSGPLDMTQRCQICIQRGASGLVEMSCTNPALSLRYTLDGSEPNAESPIYDAPFALPGGGTVKAKACINHLSQSPTVTAIFGVDRQAWRVVRTSLNSPFPNGGAADVVHLLDDNSKTYWHTYHTDKKLSAPPHEVVLDMGAEREVAAFTFLPRNDGSYSGTPDQYAFYLSVDGHGWTLAAEGIWDDLRENLGMHIVELSQSVLGRYLRFVAKHAVDDADNVIVAGIGIIESKV, encoded by the coding sequence ATGTCTGAAAATACGCTTCAACTTGTCGTTCCCACCGCTGCTCAGCTTGAGTGGATGGATCGTGGTATTGGCGTCATCATTCATCTGGATGTTCAGGTTTTCGAACCTGATTATGCCTTTCGTGAGCAATGGGGCTATACGCCCGATCCTGCTGTCTTTAATCCGAGTGAACTCGATACGGATCAGTGGATTGCTACGGCCAAGGCTGCGGGGGCAGAGTACGCTGTGCTGGTTGCCAAGCATTGCAGTGGTTTCTCACTTTGGCCCACTCAGGCGCATGATTATAGTGTCCAATCGAGCCCCTGGAAAGATGGACAGGGCGATATTGTTGGTGATTTTATTCAATCGTGTCATAAATTCGGCTTAAAACCTGGGCTTTATTGCAGTGCGGCCACGAATGCGTATATGAATGTGGATAATCCAGGTCGGGTTCGAACAGGTGATCCCGAAGAGCAGGCCAATTATAATCGAGTGATCGAGTTACAGCTCTCCGAGCTCTGGGGTAACTATGGTGAGATTTTCTATATTTGGTTTGATGGCGGGGTCTTACCGCCGGAAGAAGGGGGGCCTGACATCGTGCCACTGCTTGAGCAATTGCAGCCTCATGCAGTGGTTTACCAAGGTCCGCATGATTGGTATTCGTTGACACGTTTTACAGGCAACGAACGAGGCGAGGCGCCCGATCCTTTTTGGAATACCACTCATGACTTCACCTCAGATGATGGCACGGTTGAAGTCGATGATCGTGGTGGCTCGCCAGATGGTGCACGTTGGGTGTGTGGTGAGGCGGATTTACCGAATCGTGGTCAGTTGCAGGCGTTTCAGGGCGGTTGGTTCTGGCGAGATGGCGAGGAGCGATATCTGTATTCCGTTGATCACCTTGTAGAACGATATTTTAGCAGTATTGGCCGCAATACCAACCTCCTGATTGGTATGGTTGTGGATGACCGGGGATTGGTGCCTGATGCGGAGCGTCTACAATTTGAGCAGTTTGGAACGCGCATGCGACAGATCTTTACTGAGCCTGTTGCGAAGACTGCGGGCACGGAGTATTCGTTATCACTCTCGCTGCCGGATGGTCGTGCGCCCACAGTGCTGCTCCTTAGTGAGGATATAGCTCAGGGGGAATGTGTGCGTCGCTTTGAAGTCGAAGCATTGATGTCTGGTATTTGGACGAAAATTTGGGCTGGAACTGTCATCGGTCACCATCGTATCGAGCGTTTTGAGCCTATCCATGCCACAGAGCTTCGGTTGAATATTCTCGATCGTGTGGCATCGCCACAGATCACAGAGTTCAGTGCATGGGAAGTGGAGGCGTCCTTGTTAAGTGGCCCACTGGATATGACGCAACGCTGCCAAATTTGCATCCAACGTGGCGCGAGTGGATTGGTGGAGATGTCTTGTACCAATCCCGCACTATCGCTTCGCTATACCCTCGACGGCAGTGAGCCGAATGCCGAATCACCGATCTATGACGCTCCGTTTGCCCTGCCCGGTGGCGGCACGGTAAAGGCCAAGGCCTGCATTAACCACTTAAGCCAAAGTCCCACGGTGACTGCGATTTTTGGTGTCGATCGTCAAGCCTGGCGCGTGGTTCGAACCAGCTTAAATAGTCCTTTCCCAAATGGTGGCGCTGCTGATGTGGTGCATTTGTTGGACGATAATTCAAAGACCTACTGGCATACCTATCACACGGATAAAAAACTCAGTGCCCCGCCACATGAAGTGGTGCTTGATATGGGGGCCGAGCGGGAAGTCGCCGCATTTACTTTCTTGCCTCGCAATGACGGGAGCTACAGCGGTACGCCCGATCAGTATGCATTTTATCTGAGTGTAGATGGGCATGGCTGGACACTTGCCGCTGAGGGAATATGGGATGATTTGCGTGAGAACTTGGGCATGCATATTGTAGAACTCTCTCAATCGGTGCTAGGCCGTTATTTACGCTTCGTTGCAAAACATGCAGTTGATGATGCTGACAATGTTATTGTTGCTGGAATCGGTATCATCGAATCGAAGGTCTAA
- a CDS encoding alpha/beta hydrolase, protein MTNNSNATMACPAFPDNMYHGYRRHDFQIGENSITVIEPHAAIPGRRWVWRAEFFGAFPAFNLEMLQRGWWIAYMNVGNTFGCPSAMARFDVFYQEMTEKYGFHKKPILEGLSRGGLYVYNWAAQNPESVGMIYADNPVCDFKSWPGGQGMGPGSKGDWEALLKCYGFESEEEALAWPSNPVDQLAPIIAAGIPLVHSYGDADEVVPYQENTQVIAERAEALGAQVQLYRKPGCRHHPHGPEDPVAFSDWVLANVLN, encoded by the coding sequence ATGACTAATAACTCAAATGCAACCATGGCCTGTCCGGCCTTTCCTGATAATATGTATCATGGCTATCGTCGTCATGATTTTCAAATTGGTGAAAATTCGATTACCGTAATTGAGCCTCATGCTGCAATTCCCGGCCGACGCTGGGTTTGGCGAGCGGAATTTTTTGGTGCGTTTCCAGCCTTTAATTTAGAGATGCTGCAACGAGGCTGGTGGATCGCCTATATGAATGTGGGCAATACCTTTGGGTGTCCATCGGCTATGGCGCGCTTTGATGTTTTCTATCAGGAGATGACTGAAAAATACGGCTTTCACAAAAAGCCAATTCTCGAAGGCTTAAGTCGTGGGGGATTATATGTTTATAATTGGGCCGCTCAGAATCCTGAATCGGTCGGTATGATCTACGCAGATAATCCGGTGTGTGATTTTAAGAGTTGGCCCGGGGGGCAAGGTATGGGTCCAGGCAGCAAGGGCGATTGGGAGGCTTTATTGAAGTGTTATGGTTTCGAGTCGGAAGAAGAGGCACTTGCCTGGCCGAGCAATCCTGTGGATCAGCTCGCGCCGATCATTGCCGCTGGAATACCTCTAGTGCACTCCTATGGAGATGCTGATGAAGTGGTGCCGTATCAGGAAAACACTCAAGTGATCGCCGAGCGCGCCGAAGCCTTAGGCGCTCAAGTTCAACTCTATCGTAAACCTGGGTGTCGGCATCATCCGCACGGTCCTGAAGACCCCGTCGCTTTCTCAGACTGGGTTTTGGCAAATGTTCTAAATTAA
- a CDS encoding alpha-L-fucosidase, which yields MSLSSTKPHPYGAIPSPRQLQWQSTELMSIVHFSLSTFADKEWGYGEDPASLFNPSALDAGQWVRVAKDAGIQGMILVCKHHDGFCLWPTKTTEYCVRNSPWKEGQGDVVAEVSAACREYGLKFGVYLSPWDRNHAQYGRPEYVAVYHQQLTELLTQYGPLYEVWFDGANGGDGYYGGTNERRSIDSESYYQWDQIKALVRKHQPEACMFGLEDIRYVGNESGVAGETCWATQTFIGHPSAQQSESPSTLGDRHGEWMPAECDFPLRKGWFFHANDWIRQPEKLFDIYCTSVGRGGAMNIGLAPDTRGLLHDDDIVALQGWKALMDQTFGVDLLQSNVTGVSANNVRAGDSQYAASCVLDGEAGTYWACDDDLPHPELVFELDTPITFNLLSIGEFLPLGQRVDAFSVDIWTEGQWQEVGTATSIGNRRLLILKNAQAQKFRIRFTDCAACPAIRAVALYRAPIGLILRGQLSIVRNREGRVTIRSSNSGLTVRYTLDGSEPNRSSLLYTGPFPFTQSGTIKAFGYIENVEGAQIASVSSTFGMDRRGWSVVDVSLDSPFTNDGIAGVEKLLDDDPETYWHTYHADKKKSAPPHDVTLDMGQAVPVKAFTFQPHLTTGIPCAIPDKYEFHLSLDGESWTLAAEGEFGNIKANPEMQLVPLMQPVVARYLRFVALHVIDEGNYVIVAGLGVVEA from the coding sequence ATGAGCCTATCGTCTACCAAACCGCATCCGTATGGGGCGATCCCTTCACCACGTCAGTTGCAATGGCAGAGTACGGAACTGATGTCTATTGTGCACTTTAGCTTGAGTACTTTCGCGGACAAGGAGTGGGGCTATGGTGAAGATCCCGCTTCGCTGTTTAATCCCAGTGCGTTGGATGCGGGGCAATGGGTGCGAGTGGCGAAAGACGCCGGTATCCAGGGCATGATTCTAGTGTGTAAGCATCACGACGGGTTCTGTCTATGGCCGACGAAGACTACCGAATATTGTGTGCGGAATAGTCCATGGAAAGAGGGGCAGGGGGATGTGGTCGCCGAAGTGTCGGCGGCGTGTCGTGAGTATGGACTTAAGTTTGGCGTCTACCTCTCTCCTTGGGACCGTAATCATGCGCAGTATGGTCGTCCCGAATACGTGGCAGTATATCATCAACAACTCACTGAGTTACTCACGCAGTATGGTCCATTGTATGAGGTGTGGTTCGATGGCGCTAATGGCGGCGATGGGTACTATGGCGGGACAAATGAACGGCGCTCGATTGATTCTGAAAGCTACTATCAATGGGATCAGATCAAGGCTTTAGTGCGAAAGCATCAGCCTGAGGCTTGTATGTTTGGCCTTGAGGATATCCGTTATGTCGGCAACGAAAGTGGTGTTGCAGGGGAGACGTGCTGGGCGACACAGACATTTATCGGCCATCCTTCGGCGCAGCAGAGTGAGTCTCCTTCCACGTTGGGGGATCGCCATGGCGAGTGGATGCCAGCTGAGTGTGACTTCCCCTTACGTAAGGGGTGGTTCTTTCACGCCAACGACTGGATTCGTCAGCCTGAGAAGCTGTTTGATATTTATTGCACGTCAGTTGGGCGTGGCGGTGCGATGAATATTGGTTTGGCTCCCGATACCCGTGGTCTTTTGCATGACGATGACATTGTTGCGCTGCAAGGTTGGAAGGCGCTGATGGACCAAACGTTTGGAGTCGATCTGTTACAATCAAATGTCACAGGAGTGTCAGCGAACAATGTTCGAGCAGGGGATTCACAGTATGCTGCGAGTTGTGTGCTCGATGGTGAGGCTGGTACTTATTGGGCTTGTGATGATGATCTGCCCCATCCTGAGCTGGTATTCGAATTGGATACTCCGATTACTTTTAATCTACTTTCCATTGGTGAGTTCTTACCGCTTGGCCAGCGTGTGGATGCATTCTCCGTAGATATATGGACGGAGGGGCAGTGGCAAGAAGTCGGCACGGCGACGAGCATCGGGAATCGGCGTTTGCTGATTCTTAAGAATGCGCAGGCTCAGAAGTTCCGCATCCGTTTTACCGACTGCGCCGCTTGCCCCGCAATTCGTGCGGTTGCTCTGTATCGGGCTCCCATTGGTCTGATTCTACGGGGGCAACTGTCCATCGTTCGCAACCGCGAGGGGAGGGTGACGATACGTTCCAGCAATTCCGGGTTGACTGTGCGCTATACCCTCGATGGCTCTGAGCCTAATCGGAGTTCTTTGCTCTATACCGGGCCTTTTCCGTTTACTCAAAGTGGCACGATTAAGGCGTTTGGCTACATTGAGAATGTCGAAGGCGCGCAGATCGCGAGTGTTTCCTCCACCTTTGGCATGGATCGTCGTGGATGGTCTGTTGTAGACGTGAGTTTAGATAGCCCTTTTACTAACGACGGCATCGCCGGCGTGGAGAAATTGCTGGATGACGATCCCGAGACCTACTGGCATACTTATCATGCTGACAAAAAAAAGAGCGCACCACCACATGATGTGACCCTTGATATGGGGCAAGCGGTGCCGGTCAAAGCCTTTACTTTTCAGCCGCATCTAACCACGGGGATACCGTGCGCCATTCCAGATAAATATGAGTTTCACCTGAGTCTCGATGGTGAATCGTGGACACTCGCCGCCGAAGGTGAGTTTGGCAATATAAAGGCCAATCCGGAGATGCAGCTGGTCCCGTTGATGCAGCCGGTCGTAGCTCGTTATCTGCGCTTTGTTGCGCTGCATGTAATTGATGAAGGGAATTATGTAATCGTCGCAGGGCTCGGGGTGGTCGAGGCGTGA
- a CDS encoding sugar-binding protein: MNNRVVSKNYKGELPAGDQSARFRVAWDEENLYLRVEVEDDRFLVSPELWERPKAENSLWVHDGALEVYFDTGADGRTNLEKTFDDDDYRYDFSISKTGESGPGQVNRFREVYHQLADGIHMPTKAEVAEKVVSDFQRTETGYTYTITFGQRYLEPLMLRKGFTSGFALYLHDNDEPMLGYCPKGLSLATQAGAACDYHPELWPLMILSE; the protein is encoded by the coding sequence ATGAATAATCGAGTCGTCTCTAAGAATTACAAAGGAGAATTACCCGCAGGTGATCAAAGCGCCCGCTTCCGCGTCGCCTGGGATGAGGAAAACCTTTATCTGCGAGTAGAGGTGGAAGATGATCGTTTCCTTGTTTCGCCGGAATTATGGGAACGGCCTAAGGCTGAGAATAGTCTATGGGTACACGATGGCGCTTTGGAGGTCTATTTTGATACCGGGGCTGACGGACGTACTAACTTGGAAAAGACATTTGATGATGACGACTATCGCTATGACTTTTCAATTTCCAAAACCGGGGAGTCCGGGCCTGGGCAGGTGAATCGTTTTCGTGAGGTCTATCATCAGTTGGCAGATGGCATTCATATGCCAACCAAAGCTGAAGTGGCAGAGAAAGTTGTATCTGACTTCCAGCGCACGGAGACGGGCTATACTTATACGATCACATTTGGCCAGCGCTATCTTGAGCCTCTGATGTTGCGAAAGGGCTTCACCAGTGGATTTGCTCTGTATCTTCACGATAATGATGAACCGATGTTGGGGTATTGTCCCAAAGGGCTGTCATTGGCGACTCAAGCGGGGGCTGCATGTGATTATCATCCCGAACTTTGGCCATTGATGATACTTAGCGAATAA